Proteins found in one Terribacillus sp. DMT04 genomic segment:
- a CDS encoding FliA/WhiG family RNA polymerase sigma factor, with product MEQLYAYDETANEGGSFMVNNGSETEQQYWDSWLIKKDNEAANELMRMYMHVVDYHTQRIAAHLPSSVSRDDVRSFGYTGLYDALQKFEPSRDFKFETYASFRVRGAIMDGLRKEDWLPRTVRDKVKKIEAAAASLEQSLERQPTSSEIAKKTGLSKEEVEEAVRDSLFSNVLSMDDKPAQPKQEKQDSGYVLPDLKTPQPEDAIMQKELLLQLTDCIKLLNQHEQLVISLFYKEELTFTEIGHILELTTSRISQIHKRAIFKLRESLAKLSAIS from the coding sequence ATGGAGCAGCTTTATGCCTATGACGAAACAGCAAACGAAGGAGGGAGTTTCATGGTCAATAATGGATCAGAAACAGAACAGCAATATTGGGACAGCTGGCTCATAAAGAAAGATAACGAAGCTGCCAATGAATTGATGCGGATGTATATGCATGTAGTAGATTATCACACCCAGCGCATCGCTGCTCATCTTCCCTCCAGTGTGAGCAGAGATGATGTCAGAAGCTTTGGTTACACAGGATTGTATGATGCCTTGCAAAAATTCGAACCAAGCCGGGATTTCAAATTTGAAACTTATGCTTCTTTTCGTGTAAGAGGCGCCATTATGGATGGCTTACGCAAAGAAGACTGGCTTCCTCGTACTGTACGAGACAAAGTGAAAAAAATTGAAGCAGCTGCTGCCAGCTTGGAACAATCACTCGAACGTCAGCCGACTAGCTCCGAAATTGCTAAGAAGACTGGTTTGAGTAAAGAAGAAGTGGAAGAAGCGGTACGTGATTCACTGTTTTCCAATGTGCTTTCTATGGATGACAAGCCTGCTCAGCCTAAACAGGAAAAACAGGATTCCGGTTATGTTCTACCTGATTTAAAGACACCTCAGCCAGAGGATGCTATTATGCAAAAAGAACTGCTGCTTCAGCTCACAGATTGTATAAAATTGCTCAATCAGCACGAACAGCTCGTCATCAGTCTTTTCTATAAAGAAGAATTGACGTTTACGGAGATTGGTCACATACTGGAATTAACCACTTCCCGGATTTCTCAGATTCACAAACGTGCGATCTTTAAATTAAGGGAATCTTTGGCAAAGCTTTCAGCTATCAGCTGA
- a CDS encoding chemotaxis protein CheW, which translates to MAEEIVQDVKVIVFQLKNEEYAVPVTQVGSIEKMEHITRVPNTENFIKGVINMRGIVTPIVDLRSRLGLEETPADENTRIIIVDLAETSIGLIVDAANDVVDIPVDKIEEAPQVIGAIDIDYIDGVVKLEDRLIILLDLRKVLKFHEIEQIKSIEN; encoded by the coding sequence ATGGCAGAAGAAATCGTACAAGATGTGAAAGTAATTGTTTTTCAATTAAAGAATGAAGAATATGCGGTACCAGTAACACAAGTAGGTTCCATTGAGAAGATGGAACATATCACGAGAGTTCCAAATACGGAAAACTTCATTAAAGGCGTTATTAATATGCGTGGTATTGTGACACCGATTGTCGACTTGCGCAGCCGCCTTGGATTAGAGGAAACACCTGCTGATGAAAATACAAGAATTATTATTGTGGATCTTGCGGAAACATCCATCGGTTTAATTGTTGATGCTGCGAATGATGTCGTAGATATACCTGTCGACAAAATTGAAGAAGCACCGCAAGTGATTGGTGCCATTGACATCGATTATATTGACGGTGTTGTGAAACTGGAAGATAGACTAATCATTTTGCTTGATTTGCGAAAAGTACTTAAATTCCATGAAATTGAGCAAATCAAGTCTATTGAAAACTAA
- the flhB gene encoding flagellar biosynthesis protein FlhB codes for MKYRLDLQFFAGEKTEKATSKKRQDTRKKGQVAKSQDINTAFLLLLSLGLLALMGGYFKNQFLYLFTHVFDEYLTKDITANTVQTLLVEMSISLAKIVGPVMGIAIIAGVVSNFAQFGLLFSPEAIKFDLKKMDPIQGAKRIFSARALVELVKSLLKISMVGAVTFFILWQNMDTVMTMFTKTAENALQFFGRITLYMGFAATVVLLFIAVIDYVYQRFDFEKNIKMSKQDIKDEHKNMEGNPLIRSKIKEKQRQMSMMRMMSEVPKADVIITNPTHFAIAIRYDESKSDTPIVIAKGMDHVALKIREIAKANNVTMVENKPLARGLYSKVELNQPIQEEFFQAVAEVLAFVYRTERKM; via the coding sequence ATGAAATACCGTTTAGACTTGCAGTTTTTCGCTGGTGAGAAAACGGAAAAAGCAACATCGAAGAAACGGCAGGATACTAGGAAAAAAGGGCAGGTAGCGAAGAGTCAAGATATCAACACAGCTTTTCTGCTGTTGTTATCGTTAGGTTTACTGGCTTTAATGGGTGGATATTTTAAGAATCAGTTTCTTTATCTCTTTACCCATGTGTTTGATGAATATCTCACAAAAGATATTACGGCGAATACAGTGCAGACCTTACTGGTAGAGATGAGCATCTCTCTTGCTAAGATTGTAGGACCAGTTATGGGCATTGCCATTATTGCCGGAGTTGTTTCCAACTTTGCGCAGTTTGGCTTGCTTTTCAGCCCAGAGGCTATAAAGTTTGACTTAAAAAAGATGGATCCGATTCAAGGTGCAAAGCGTATTTTTTCGGCTCGTGCCTTGGTTGAGCTAGTAAAATCATTGCTTAAAATCAGCATGGTGGGAGCAGTTACCTTCTTTATTCTGTGGCAGAACATGGACACAGTAATGACAATGTTTACGAAAACCGCAGAGAATGCATTGCAGTTCTTCGGCAGAATTACGTTGTATATGGGGTTTGCTGCTACAGTTGTGCTGCTGTTCATAGCTGTGATTGATTATGTTTATCAGCGTTTTGACTTTGAAAAGAATATTAAGATGTCCAAGCAAGACATTAAGGATGAACACAAGAACATGGAAGGTAATCCGCTTATTCGTTCCAAGATAAAAGAAAAACAGCGGCAGATGTCCATGATGCGCATGATGAGTGAAGTTCCAAAAGCAGATGTTATTATTACCAACCCAACACATTTTGCTATTGCTATTCGGTATGATGAATCAAAATCAGATACACCGATTGTTATAGCAAAAGGAATGGATCATGTCGCACTCAAAATTAGGGAAATCGCAAAAGCAAATAACGTTACGATGGTAGAAAACAAGCCGCTTGCTCGCGGATTATACAGTAAAGTAGAGCTTAATCAGCCGATACAAGAAGAGTTCTTCCAAGCGGTAGCGGAGGTGCTTGCCTTTGTTTACCGTACGGAGCGTAAAATGTAA
- a CDS encoding DUF6115 domain-containing protein → MLTLLVAASLMLHLLTFIAIRILQSNVQRQESRHKEEKQAYESILNSILDELKEENERLLQAEQANAKVSPVNNRKQETTAVPAAYLEKETEEAPYSADYAPPQPEEEEDLVSMSNLGRVLQLHEQHYAPAEIAKKLGMGKTEVELILLMRKNSKTDKKS, encoded by the coding sequence ATGCTTACACTGCTAGTAGCCGCAAGTCTTATGCTGCATCTTCTTACTTTTATTGCGATACGAATACTTCAATCGAACGTGCAGCGGCAAGAAAGCAGACATAAAGAAGAAAAGCAGGCTTATGAGTCAATCCTCAACTCCATCCTAGATGAACTAAAAGAAGAAAATGAACGACTGCTTCAAGCTGAACAAGCAAATGCGAAAGTTTCGCCAGTAAATAATAGGAAACAGGAAACTACTGCTGTTCCTGCAGCTTATCTTGAAAAAGAAACAGAAGAAGCTCCTTATTCTGCAGATTATGCGCCTCCCCAGCCTGAAGAGGAAGAAGACCTAGTATCGATGTCTAATCTTGGCCGTGTTCTGCAGCTTCATGAGCAGCATTACGCTCCTGCAGAGATTGCCAAAAAGCTTGGAATGGGGAAAACGGAAGTAGAATTAATCCTATTAATGAGGAAAAATAGCAAAACAGATAAAAAAAGCTGA
- a CDS encoding chemotaxis response regulator protein-glutamate methylesterase produces the protein MGKIRVLVVDDSAFMRKIISDLLNSDDRLEVIGTARNGQDGLKHIQQLKPDVVTMDVEMPIMSGLDALREIMKQHPLPVVMLSSLTKQGADMTIQAMSLGAVDFIAKPSGSISLDLDKVRDELVVKVAAAASSRLSVKTQVKAPEVKVISRTPIKKRSAHSLVAIGTSTGGPRALQEVIGKLPAALSAPVVVVQHMPVGFTKSLAERLDSLSAVKVKEAEQHEILRNGTVYIAPGGYHLTIVQSEDRLVAKLTTEAPVRGHRPSVDRLYESISNLKNVDVCTVIMTGMGADGTEGLRKISNQLSSVYSIGESASTCVVYGMPRAAAEAGLLHHVSPVHSIAQAIHQRINLLEGVN, from the coding sequence ATGGGAAAAATCCGCGTTTTAGTCGTTGATGACTCAGCTTTTATGCGGAAGATAATCTCAGATCTGCTGAATAGCGATGATCGCTTGGAAGTAATCGGAACAGCAAGGAACGGCCAGGATGGACTCAAACATATACAGCAGCTGAAACCAGATGTTGTAACGATGGACGTTGAGATGCCTATCATGAGTGGTCTGGACGCATTGAGAGAAATTATGAAACAGCATCCTCTACCCGTCGTCATGCTTTCCAGTCTCACAAAACAAGGTGCAGATATGACTATTCAAGCGATGTCGCTTGGCGCAGTTGATTTCATCGCCAAGCCATCGGGATCCATTTCATTGGATCTTGACAAGGTCCGAGATGAACTTGTCGTTAAAGTGGCGGCAGCAGCTTCGTCCCGTCTTTCTGTTAAAACACAAGTGAAGGCGCCGGAAGTGAAAGTCATCAGCAGGACTCCAATAAAGAAGCGTTCTGCTCATAGTCTTGTTGCAATCGGGACTTCCACAGGAGGTCCGAGAGCTCTGCAGGAAGTAATCGGCAAGCTTCCCGCCGCTCTTTCTGCTCCGGTTGTTGTTGTCCAGCATATGCCAGTAGGGTTTACCAAGTCTCTGGCAGAAAGACTGGACAGCTTGAGTGCTGTTAAAGTGAAAGAAGCCGAGCAGCATGAAATATTGCGAAATGGCACAGTATATATCGCTCCTGGCGGGTATCATCTGACAATTGTGCAGTCAGAAGACAGATTAGTTGCTAAATTGACGACTGAGGCACCTGTAAGAGGACACCGCCCATCCGTGGATCGACTGTATGAGTCAATTAGTAATCTGAAGAATGTAGATGTATGTACAGTCATTATGACTGGCATGGGAGCTGATGGGACAGAAGGGTTGCGCAAGATTAGTAATCAGTTGTCTTCTGTCTACAGTATTGGAGAATCTGCGTCAACTTGTGTCGTCTACGGTATGCCTCGGGCAGCTGCTGAAGCTGGTTTGCTTCATCATGTTAGCCCTGTGCATTCGATTGCACAAGCCATTCACCAGCGAATCAATCTTTTGGAGGGGGTCAATTAA
- a CDS encoding MinD/ParA family protein, translating into MRDQAAKLRASVQGARTGRTVAIASGKGGVGKSNFALNFSLALCNLGKTVLLIDLDLGMGNIEILLGKSADYSFIDMIQKRLDFEEIVASGPKGLNFIAAGTGMNNLFQMDDAGFIHFQTEFERAQLQYDYVFLDMGAGLTEESAAFILAADESIVVTTTEPTSMMDAYALIKHMKQRHANLPMHLLVNRAADRREGQDTAARMQEVVQTFLQAEINLLGVLPEDKQVTRSVKLQQPFFDLKDSKAASAIRQLAASYQQPVTDAAAKESTSFIGRLKDIWLKGGTRNGKNPRFSR; encoded by the coding sequence GTGCGTGATCAAGCTGCAAAATTACGGGCAAGTGTGCAAGGTGCCAGAACAGGTCGTACAGTAGCAATTGCTAGTGGAAAAGGAGGCGTTGGGAAGTCCAATTTTGCTTTAAACTTCTCTTTGGCTCTATGTAATCTCGGTAAAACTGTTCTTCTGATTGATTTGGACCTGGGCATGGGGAATATTGAGATTCTGTTAGGGAAATCAGCTGACTATTCCTTTATTGATATGATTCAAAAACGACTAGACTTTGAGGAAATTGTGGCATCTGGGCCAAAAGGTCTGAATTTCATCGCGGCCGGAACAGGCATGAACAATTTGTTCCAGATGGATGACGCGGGATTTATCCATTTCCAAACGGAATTTGAAAGGGCACAGCTTCAGTATGATTATGTCTTCCTGGACATGGGAGCTGGTTTAACAGAAGAAAGCGCAGCCTTCATTTTGGCAGCAGATGAAAGTATCGTTGTTACAACAACAGAGCCGACGAGCATGATGGATGCATATGCTTTGATTAAGCATATGAAACAGCGTCATGCCAACTTGCCGATGCATCTGCTTGTAAACCGAGCGGCAGATCGGCGAGAAGGTCAGGATACAGCAGCCAGAATGCAAGAAGTAGTACAAACTTTTTTGCAAGCAGAAATCAATCTATTGGGCGTATTGCCCGAAGATAAGCAAGTCACAAGATCAGTGAAGCTTCAACAGCCATTTTTTGATCTAAAAGATTCAAAGGCTGCATCAGCTATTCGTCAGCTTGCAGCCAGCTATCAACAGCCAGTTACAGATGCAGCAGCGAAAGAATCAACATCATTCATTGGCAGATTGAAAGATATCTGGCTGAAAGGAGGAACACGCAATGGGAAAAATCCGCGTTTTAGTCGTTGA
- a CDS encoding chemotaxis protein CheD, with amino-acid sequence MTDTEVLHVGIADAKIAASPQHLRTAGLGSCVGVVVYDRQTKLAGMAHVMLPDSSLAMQTQMNRNKYADTAMDDLIANLLRLGASKVRFKAKMAGGAQMFSFMSSDEKMRIGPRNIEAVERKLLEYRIPIESKDVGGSNGRTIEFDTDTCALKVKTVNKEEAII; translated from the coding sequence ATGACTGATACAGAGGTGTTGCATGTCGGCATCGCTGATGCAAAAATTGCTGCTTCTCCACAGCATTTGCGCACAGCGGGTCTTGGTTCTTGTGTCGGTGTTGTTGTCTACGACAGACAAACCAAGTTAGCAGGTATGGCGCATGTGATGCTGCCTGACTCGAGTCTGGCCATGCAGACTCAGATGAACCGTAATAAATACGCAGATACCGCGATGGATGATTTAATTGCGAATCTTCTGCGATTAGGTGCGAGCAAAGTGCGCTTTAAGGCGAAGATGGCTGGGGGAGCCCAGATGTTTTCTTTCATGTCAAGTGATGAAAAAATGCGGATTGGTCCCCGAAACATTGAAGCAGTGGAACGGAAGCTTTTAGAATATCGGATTCCAATTGAAAGCAAGGATGTCGGCGGGAGTAATGGACGTACGATTGAGTTTGATACAGATACGTGTGCTTTGAAGGTCAAAACAGTAAATAAAGAGGAAGCGATCATATAA
- a CDS encoding chemotaxis protein CheC, which produces MYDLRHITEDQLDALKEAGNIGAGNASTALSTLLRRDIDMQVPAVRICHFNELIDSTGGAEQPVAAIYLRIQGDAPGNMFFLLEPGDAEMFVHYITGSESFAWSNTSYDDINLSALHEMGNILAGSYLSAISDFADVNMQPSVPQISVDMGGAILANGLIEIAQESDYTVVIDTVISLLNPNQEQQMIEGKFLLLLDPDAFGQLFRSLGVDEHD; this is translated from the coding sequence ATGTATGATTTAAGGCATATAACAGAGGATCAACTGGATGCATTGAAAGAAGCAGGAAATATAGGAGCAGGTAACGCCTCAACAGCTCTATCAACTTTGCTTCGCCGAGATATCGATATGCAGGTTCCTGCGGTGCGAATATGTCACTTTAATGAATTGATTGATTCGACAGGCGGCGCGGAGCAGCCAGTAGCAGCCATTTATCTCAGAATTCAGGGTGATGCGCCTGGGAACATGTTTTTTCTGCTAGAACCAGGAGATGCAGAAATGTTTGTTCATTATATTACGGGCAGTGAGTCTTTCGCTTGGTCGAACACGTCCTATGATGATATCAACTTGTCTGCTTTGCATGAGATGGGTAATATTTTGGCCGGAAGTTATTTGTCTGCTATCAGTGATTTCGCTGATGTAAACATGCAGCCATCCGTTCCGCAAATAAGTGTGGATATGGGCGGTGCCATTTTAGCAAATGGACTAATTGAGATTGCCCAGGAGAGTGACTATACGGTTGTCATTGATACAGTCATATCCTTACTTAATCCAAATCAGGAACAACAAATGATTGAAGGAAAATTTCTTCTGCTATTGGATCCAGATGCGTTCGGTCAATTATTTCGATCTTTAGGTGTCGACGAGCATGACTGA
- a CDS encoding chemotaxis protein CheA: protein METDQYLDVFIEESKEHLQALNQHLLELEKQPEDLSLVNEIFRSAHTLKGMSATMGYQDLANLTHQMENVLDGIRNHQIKINPDILDVVFAAVDSLEEMVLDIESGGTGKKEVSELVRQLETIESGEAVLQTAAAVAESETIHDTSSFTLDEFELAVLRESEEKGYQNFYAKVTLREDCMLKAARVYMVFEALESLGEVVKSNPDVSQLEDEAFDLSFEMLFVTQQSMDLIKEKILQVSEIDTVFIQDFFVDTYKQVQDTTAETKETQAPVLEEKQQEAAAEKKAQNGNKTIRVNIERLDILMNLFEELVIDRGRLEQIAEEVKHPELNETVERMARISGDLQSIVLTMRMVSIDQVFNRFPRMVRQLAKDLNKKIDLQIEGAETELDRTVIDEIGDPLVHLIRNSLDHGVETPEVRRELGKPETGTIKLKAYHSGNHVFINISDDGAGINRKKVTEKAINNGLITKEQASIMTDNQVFGLIMESGFSTADTISDISGRGVGLDVVRNTIESLGGAISIDSVEGQGSTFSIELPLTLSIISVLLVEIQQEKYAVPLSSIIETAIISKSDVMHVHNQAVIDFRGRVVPLVSLKDVFQVPEVNEETDHYSVVIIKKGDKSAGLIVDGFIGQQEIVLKSLGNYLTDIFAISGATILGDGQVALIIDSNALIK from the coding sequence ATGGAAACAGATCAGTATTTAGATGTATTCATTGAAGAAAGCAAAGAACATCTGCAGGCGTTAAACCAGCATTTGCTCGAACTAGAAAAGCAGCCGGAAGATCTCAGCTTAGTAAATGAAATTTTCCGTTCCGCTCATACGCTGAAAGGTATGTCGGCTACGATGGGGTATCAGGATTTAGCTAATCTAACGCATCAGATGGAGAATGTCCTGGACGGAATTCGTAATCACCAAATCAAGATCAATCCAGACATCCTTGATGTAGTCTTTGCAGCTGTAGACAGCTTGGAAGAAATGGTACTGGATATTGAGTCCGGCGGAACAGGGAAGAAAGAAGTCAGCGAACTTGTGCGTCAGCTAGAGACAATCGAATCAGGCGAAGCTGTTTTGCAAACAGCAGCAGCTGTAGCTGAATCAGAAACAATTCATGACACATCCAGCTTCACATTGGACGAATTTGAACTAGCAGTTCTCCGGGAAAGTGAAGAAAAAGGATACCAAAACTTCTACGCAAAAGTCACATTGCGTGAAGATTGTATGTTAAAAGCTGCAAGGGTTTATATGGTCTTTGAAGCATTAGAATCTTTAGGTGAAGTAGTAAAATCTAATCCGGATGTTTCTCAGTTAGAAGATGAAGCATTTGATCTGAGTTTTGAAATGTTGTTCGTAACACAACAGTCGATGGATCTAATAAAAGAGAAAATTCTTCAAGTTTCAGAAATAGATACAGTCTTCATCCAAGACTTTTTCGTTGATACATATAAGCAGGTGCAAGATACAACTGCAGAAACGAAAGAAACGCAGGCTCCTGTATTGGAAGAAAAACAGCAGGAAGCTGCGGCAGAGAAAAAGGCGCAGAACGGCAACAAGACAATACGTGTGAATATCGAGCGATTGGACATTCTTATGAACTTGTTTGAAGAGCTGGTAATTGACCGCGGCAGACTGGAACAGATTGCCGAAGAAGTGAAGCATCCAGAACTGAATGAAACAGTGGAGCGTATGGCAAGAATTTCTGGTGACCTGCAGAGTATCGTACTGACAATGCGGATGGTGTCGATTGACCAAGTGTTCAATCGTTTCCCGCGTATGGTTCGGCAGCTTGCCAAGGATCTTAACAAAAAAATCGATCTTCAAATTGAAGGAGCGGAAACAGAGCTTGACCGTACTGTAATCGATGAAATCGGTGATCCGCTTGTACACTTAATCCGCAACAGTTTAGATCACGGAGTGGAAACTCCGGAAGTTAGACGCGAGCTTGGAAAACCGGAAACAGGAACCATTAAACTGAAAGCTTATCATTCTGGTAATCATGTCTTTATTAATATTAGTGATGATGGCGCTGGAATCAATCGCAAGAAAGTAACCGAGAAAGCGATTAATAATGGGTTAATCACAAAAGAACAAGCCTCAATAATGACAGATAATCAAGTGTTCGGTCTCATCATGGAAAGCGGTTTTTCCACTGCAGATACTATTTCGGATATCTCTGGAAGAGGCGTAGGGCTGGATGTAGTTCGGAACACGATAGAATCGCTTGGCGGAGCAATTTCCATTGACTCTGTAGAAGGACAAGGGTCTACATTCAGTATTGAGTTGCCGCTGACATTATCTATCATTAGCGTCTTGCTTGTAGAGATACAACAAGAAAAATATGCAGTTCCGCTCTCGTCTATCATTGAGACGGCAATCATCTCAAAATCGGATGTTATGCATGTCCATAATCAAGCAGTAATAGATTTCCGCGGCAGAGTCGTACCACTCGTTTCCTTGAAAGATGTATTCCAGGTACCTGAAGTAAATGAAGAAACGGATCATTATTCTGTAGTTATCATTAAAAAAGGTGATAAATCTGCCGGCTTAATCGTCGATGGTTTTATCGGTCAGCAGGAAATTGTACTCAAATCACTAGGCAACTATCTGACTGACATTTTTGCAATCTCCGGAGCTACCATTCTTGGAGATGGACAAGTAGCACTTATTATCGACAGCAATGCGCTAATTAAATAA
- the flhF gene encoding flagellar biosynthesis protein FlhF, translating into MKMKKYTAASMPEAMIQVRRELGKDAVILRTKEFTSGGFLGLFKKKQIEVIAALDPDVSKSEPVKESGAAMLAAPANKVSNKTESERQSDMSSELTAFKQELRAAISGQTRHYAMPLQRLYERLLHNEVLPQIASGLMERLIEQGHAEDAESKLLALLTERFSKVQQPTSFQKKYIHLVGPTGVGKTTTIAKLAAKSALVDNKKVAFITTDTYRIAAIDQLRTYAKILDVPMEVAYSLEDYEAARKKFADYDQVFVDTAGRNFKDAAFVKELERTLDLQQDAETYLTLAITTRASDLAAIYHQFAHLPIKQFIFTKIDEASRYGGILNLMQQANIGVAYLTHGQDVPDDILTPTADFLAKRVMEETARA; encoded by the coding sequence ATGAAAATGAAAAAATACACAGCGGCATCTATGCCTGAAGCGATGATACAAGTAAGACGGGAGCTTGGAAAAGACGCAGTTATCTTGCGTACAAAAGAGTTCACAAGCGGTGGATTTCTTGGGTTATTTAAGAAGAAGCAGATTGAAGTTATTGCAGCATTAGACCCTGACGTAAGCAAAAGCGAACCTGTCAAAGAGAGCGGCGCAGCTATGTTAGCGGCACCTGCTAATAAAGTAAGCAACAAAACAGAGAGTGAAAGGCAATCAGATATGTCTTCTGAATTGACTGCCTTCAAGCAGGAATTACGAGCAGCAATCTCCGGCCAAACAAGACACTATGCCATGCCGCTGCAGCGTTTATATGAAAGACTGCTGCATAATGAGGTACTTCCTCAAATCGCTTCAGGTCTGATGGAAAGATTAATTGAACAGGGACATGCTGAAGATGCAGAAAGCAAGCTGCTAGCGCTGCTTACAGAACGTTTCAGTAAAGTACAGCAACCGACAAGCTTTCAAAAGAAATATATTCATCTAGTCGGTCCGACAGGTGTGGGCAAGACAACAACGATAGCCAAGTTGGCAGCCAAAAGCGCGTTAGTTGATAACAAGAAGGTAGCTTTTATCACGACGGATACATACCGTATTGCTGCCATTGATCAGCTGCGAACATATGCAAAAATATTGGATGTGCCAATGGAAGTTGCTTATTCACTGGAAGATTATGAAGCAGCAAGAAAGAAGTTTGCTGATTATGATCAAGTGTTTGTAGATACTGCCGGCAGAAACTTTAAAGATGCTGCGTTTGTAAAAGAGCTGGAGCGTACTCTCGATTTGCAGCAAGATGCAGAAACATATTTAACATTGGCTATTACGACGAGAGCAAGTGATCTGGCAGCTATTTATCATCAGTTTGCTCATCTGCCGATCAAGCAGTTTATATTTACAAAAATAGATGAAGCGAGTCGCTATGGCGGAATACTGAATCTCATGCAGCAAGCAAATATTGGTGTTGCTTATCTTACACACGGACAGGATGTACCGGATGACATTTTAACGCCGACTGCAGATTTTTTGGCAAAACGTGTAATGGAGGAAACGGCTCGTGCGTGA